A genomic window from Leptolyngbya sp. BL0902 includes:
- a CDS encoding aldehyde dehydrogenase, with translation MTTTLTAASSIADVLQRQRTFFATGATRGADFRLAHLKKLRDGIVRYQDKIVAAATADLGRPAFEGYFEVGAISELDYVIKHLRAWMRPRKVSLPLNQKPGSAWIQPEPLGVALIIGPWNYPFQLMISPLAGAIAAGNCAILKPSELAPATSQVLAKLVAEIFDPAHVALIEGGVETAQALLAERFDHVFFTGGERVGKVVMQAAAQHLTPVTLELGGKSPCIVTPDIDLAVTARRIVWGKFLNAGQTCIAPDYLLVHESIKPALVEALQQRIQACYGDNPAHSPDFSRVVNERQFDRLVSLLDRGNILIGGDHSRPDRFIAPTLIDGITWDDPIMQEEIFGPILPILTYRTLEEALTAINQRPKPLALYLFSKDKATQDQVLHHTTAGSLCINDVILQVAVWDLPFGGVGSSGLGSYHGPHSFNTFSHLKSVLKKPFWMDLDWRYPPYEGKVQLFKRFIGLS, from the coding sequence ATGACTACGACTCTAACCGCCGCTTCCTCCATCGCCGATGTGCTGCAACGGCAGCGCACCTTCTTTGCCACCGGAGCCACCCGTGGGGCTGACTTTCGGCTCGCCCACCTCAAAAAACTGCGGGACGGCATTGTGCGCTACCAGGATAAAATTGTGGCCGCAGCCACGGCAGACCTAGGGCGTCCGGCCTTTGAGGGCTATTTTGAGGTGGGGGCCATTAGCGAACTCGACTACGTCATTAAGCACCTGCGGGCTTGGATGCGGCCTCGCAAGGTGTCGCTGCCCCTCAACCAAAAACCAGGGTCAGCCTGGATCCAGCCAGAACCCCTGGGGGTGGCGCTGATTATCGGCCCCTGGAACTATCCCTTCCAGCTCATGATTTCCCCCTTGGCGGGCGCGATTGCGGCGGGCAACTGCGCCATTCTGAAGCCGTCGGAACTGGCCCCCGCCACCTCCCAAGTGCTCGCTAAGCTGGTGGCTGAAATCTTTGACCCCGCCCATGTAGCCCTGATCGAAGGCGGTGTAGAAACGGCCCAGGCGCTGCTGGCGGAGCGGTTTGACCATGTGTTCTTCACCGGGGGCGAGCGCGTTGGTAAGGTGGTGATGCAGGCGGCAGCCCAGCACCTCACGCCCGTCACCCTAGAGTTGGGCGGCAAAAGCCCTTGCATCGTCACCCCCGACATTGATCTAGCGGTGACGGCCCGCCGCATTGTCTGGGGCAAGTTTTTGAACGCGGGCCAAACCTGCATCGCCCCCGACTACCTGCTCGTCCACGAAAGCATCAAGCCCGCCCTAGTGGAAGCCCTCCAACAGCGCATCCAAGCCTGCTATGGCGACAACCCGGCCCACAGCCCCGACTTCTCCCGTGTGGTCAACGAGCGGCAGTTTGATCGCCTGGTGAGCCTGCTGGATCGCGGCAACATCCTGATTGGAGGCGACCACAGCCGCCCGGATCGCTTCATTGCCCCCACCCTCATCGACGGCATCACCTGGGACGACCCCATCATGCAGGAGGAGATCTTTGGCCCCATCCTGCCCATCCTCACCTATCGCACCCTAGAGGAAGCCCTCACCGCCATCAACCAGCGCCCCAAACCCCTGGCTCTCTACCTCTTCTCTAAGGACAAAGCCACCCAAGACCAAGTGCTGCACCACACCACCGCCGGATCCCTCTGCATCAACGACGTGATTTTGCAGGTGGCCGTGTGGGATTTGCCCTTTGGCGGCGTGGGCAGCAGCGGCCTCGGCAGCTACCACGGCCCCCACAGCTTCAACACCTTCTCCCACCTCAAAAGCGTCCTGAAAAAGCCCTTCTGGATGGATTTAGACTGGCGCTATCCGCCCTACGAGGGCAAGGTGCAACTGTTCAAGCGGTTCATTGGCTTGTCTTAA
- a CDS encoding EAL domain-containing protein → MADAQYGKDEIRLSTWAKIGAPGEVGFGLEPLGKEAETDAAKEEDLLLNFLFDQSLDGFFLMRMERPVVWPAMDDPDEMLEQIWTHLRMTRVNQAFCDQYLAQPEDLIGRAWADFFAHDPAGGHATLQQLLDSGRAHLETEEQRQDGSALVVESDVICLYDDQGRVVGCCGVQRDITELRQAIEFLQVSEHRLQTQENHLRTALEAAHMGTWEWHFSSGQVIWSESLEKLMGLALGSFDGHIDSVREMIHPEDRDRVAQAIQQAIAKQAEYTIEFRFLRADGTVRWALGQGTVEYDNQGQPLVMRGVDVDITDRKEAEERLRESELRFRNISSNLPGAIFRYVLHTDGSDSITYMNQGCVEVWEVEADQILENAQALWAAVHPEDRLAMWESVQVSARDLTTWVYDWRIHTPSGRQKWIHGIGRPERLDNGDTAWDTIIFDYSDRKQAELALAATTAQLESFIANTPALVTFIDGHGTYLSVNQAVADQFHLQAQDMMGLPLDRFMPPEVLPLFMARIQQVITSQASITVEDRLALPTGEKVFSTVLFPIMTKEGDGTGAIGTIATDITPLVEAQQASHRQAQEEHLLRTLTQHIHQSLEVGEILQTIVDDIRQFLQTDRVMVYQINPDGSGTGLVESVEPPWASALEIALPPTWLDATLVQEADPLLSQGPNSDPPPPSLGADQRRWFDQVEATSHLSIPIRYSDKLWGFIHVHHCRAPRPWQAQEVDLVQQLADQLAIALYQGELLAKTTLLAEQEKLLNTIVTAISDSLELEDLLQRAADQMLQVFKASRSLVILCQATDEVLIHTTTAAAPGFADLKGVGIPVVDNPHAQLILSQDDPVAVDDVTQDPRLATAAMQARVQSRDIGAILAVSIRYRGEVRGILSLHQGPYAQPRHWTPEEQDLLKRVADHLAIAIQQAELYQQAQTELAARKRLEAKLRYEALHDKLTALPNRVLFLERLSQAMDDLHQAAPAPPACVLPYESNLAELRVPRGHQFAVLFLDLDRFKVVNDSLGHTIGDQLLRAVADRLQSCLRPTDTAARLGGDEFVVLLACLADSQVAINLARRIHAALEAPMILDGYEVFVRASIGIALGSLAYTDPNHVLRDADIAMYQAKTSGREYAIFDAPMHAHAVQRMQIESDLQRAIERQEFVLYYQPIINLNTFQVEGFEALMRWCHPTAGVVSPSDFIPVAESTGLIAHLDLWALNHACQQLRQWQLQYPHLPLSMNVNLSGKQFMRSDLIPQIDHALVSNEISGRFLKIEITETVLIQNAQAAIDLLGQLRQRHIQICMDDFGTGYSSLSYLHRFPIDILKIDKSFIDPLQGHADSNGTIVHAILNLAQSLNLRVVAEGIETYDQMQYLQSHRCHSGQGYYFARPLAPHEVHPFLAQQKPQIA, encoded by the coding sequence ATGGCCGATGCTCAGTACGGGAAGGATGAGATCAGGCTATCTACCTGGGCCAAGATCGGGGCTCCAGGCGAGGTGGGGTTTGGGCTAGAACCGCTCGGCAAAGAAGCGGAAACGGACGCCGCAAAGGAGGAGGATCTCCTCCTGAACTTTCTGTTTGATCAAAGTCTCGACGGCTTCTTCTTAATGCGGATGGAACGGCCCGTGGTGTGGCCCGCCATGGACGACCCCGACGAAATGCTAGAGCAGATTTGGACGCACCTGCGGATGACAAGGGTCAACCAGGCCTTTTGCGACCAGTATCTTGCCCAGCCGGAGGACTTAATCGGCAGGGCTTGGGCTGATTTCTTTGCCCACGATCCTGCGGGCGGACACGCCACCCTTCAACAACTGTTGGACAGTGGCCGCGCCCATCTAGAAACCGAGGAACAACGTCAGGATGGGTCGGCGCTGGTGGTAGAAAGTGATGTAATCTGCCTCTACGATGACCAGGGCCGGGTGGTGGGCTGCTGTGGGGTGCAGCGAGATATTACGGAACTACGGCAGGCCATAGAATTTTTGCAGGTTTCAGAACATCGCCTACAAACCCAAGAAAACCATCTGCGAACCGCCCTCGAAGCAGCCCACATGGGCACTTGGGAATGGCATTTTTCGAGCGGCCAGGTCATCTGGTCGGAGAGCCTGGAGAAACTAATGGGGCTGGCTCTGGGCAGCTTTGATGGGCACATTGACAGCGTCCGGGAGATGATCCACCCAGAGGATCGGGATCGGGTGGCCCAGGCGATTCAGCAGGCCATTGCCAAACAGGCGGAGTACACCATTGAGTTTCGCTTTCTGCGGGCCGATGGTACCGTGCGGTGGGCCTTGGGCCAGGGCACCGTAGAGTACGATAACCAGGGCCAACCCTTGGTGATGCGCGGCGTGGATGTCGATATTACCGACCGCAAGGAGGCCGAGGAGCGGCTGCGGGAAAGCGAGCTGCGGTTTCGCAATATCTCCAGCAACCTGCCCGGTGCGATCTTTCGCTACGTACTCCACACCGACGGCAGCGACTCAATCACCTACATGAACCAAGGCTGCGTCGAGGTTTGGGAGGTGGAGGCAGATCAGATCCTGGAGAATGCCCAAGCCCTGTGGGCCGCAGTGCACCCGGAGGATCGGCTGGCCATGTGGGAGTCGGTGCAGGTCTCAGCCCGCGACCTGACGACCTGGGTCTACGACTGGCGGATTCATACCCCATCCGGACGGCAGAAGTGGATCCATGGTATCGGTCGGCCCGAACGTCTAGATAACGGTGACACCGCCTGGGACACGATTATTTTTGACTATAGTGATCGCAAACAGGCCGAACTAGCCCTAGCTGCGACGACCGCCCAGCTAGAATCCTTCATTGCTAACACTCCCGCCCTCGTCACCTTCATTGATGGCCATGGCACCTATCTCAGTGTGAACCAGGCCGTGGCGGATCAATTTCATCTCCAGGCCCAGGACATGATGGGCCTGCCCCTAGATCGGTTCATGCCGCCGGAGGTATTGCCACTGTTCATGGCTCGCATTCAGCAGGTGATCACCAGCCAAGCGTCCATCACGGTGGAGGATCGGTTAGCGCTGCCCACCGGGGAGAAGGTGTTTAGCACCGTGCTGTTCCCCATTATGACCAAGGAAGGCGATGGAACGGGGGCGATTGGAACCATTGCCACCGACATTACCCCCCTGGTCGAAGCCCAGCAGGCCAGCCATCGGCAGGCTCAGGAAGAGCATTTGCTGCGTACCCTCACCCAACACATCCACCAGTCCCTAGAGGTCGGCGAGATTTTGCAGACCATCGTGGACGATATTCGCCAGTTTCTCCAAACGGATCGGGTGATGGTTTACCAGATTAACCCCGACGGCAGCGGCACTGGATTGGTGGAATCCGTGGAGCCACCCTGGGCTTCGGCGCTGGAGATCGCCCTACCGCCAACCTGGCTGGACGCCACCCTGGTGCAGGAGGCTGATCCCCTGCTGAGCCAAGGCCCCAACTCTGATCCCCCCCCACCTTCCTTAGGGGCCGACCAGCGGCGCTGGTTCGATCAGGTTGAGGCGACATCTCACCTGAGTATTCCCATCCGCTACAGCGACAAGCTCTGGGGCTTCATCCACGTCCACCACTGCCGCGCCCCGCGCCCGTGGCAGGCCCAAGAGGTTGATCTGGTGCAACAACTGGCCGATCAGTTGGCCATTGCCCTCTACCAGGGCGAACTGCTGGCGAAAACAACCCTCCTGGCTGAGCAGGAAAAGCTGCTCAACACCATTGTCACCGCCATTAGCGACAGCCTGGAATTAGAAGATCTGCTTCAGCGGGCGGCGGATCAGATGCTTCAAGTATTCAAGGCCAGCCGCAGCCTGGTGATTCTCTGTCAGGCCACCGATGAGGTGCTGATCCATACCACCACGGCGGCGGCCCCCGGCTTTGCAGACCTCAAAGGGGTTGGCATTCCTGTGGTGGACAACCCCCACGCCCAGCTTATCCTCAGCCAAGACGATCCGGTGGCCGTAGATGATGTGACCCAGGATCCTCGGCTGGCTACTGCCGCTATGCAGGCAAGGGTTCAGAGTAGGGATATTGGGGCGATACTAGCGGTATCCATTCGCTACCGGGGTGAGGTGAGGGGGATTTTGAGCCTGCACCAAGGCCCCTATGCCCAGCCCCGCCATTGGACGCCGGAGGAACAAGACCTCCTCAAACGGGTGGCGGATCATCTGGCCATTGCCATCCAGCAGGCGGAACTCTATCAGCAGGCCCAAACCGAACTAGCCGCCCGCAAACGCCTAGAAGCCAAGTTGCGCTATGAGGCTCTCCATGACAAGCTAACGGCCCTGCCCAACCGAGTGCTGTTTTTAGAGCGGCTCTCCCAGGCCATGGACGATCTGCACCAAGCGGCCCCCGCCCCGCCCGCCTGCGTGCTGCCCTACGAATCTAACTTGGCCGAACTGCGGGTTCCCAGGGGCCACCAGTTTGCCGTACTGTTCCTAGACCTAGATCGGTTCAAGGTGGTGAACGACAGCCTCGGCCACACCATTGGCGATCAGCTCCTCCGCGCTGTGGCGGACCGTCTGCAAAGCTGCCTGCGCCCCACGGATACCGCCGCCCGCCTGGGGGGCGATGAATTTGTTGTGCTGCTCGCCTGCTTAGCCGATAGCCAAGTTGCCATTAATCTGGCCCGCCGTATCCATGCGGCCCTAGAGGCACCGATGATCCTGGATGGCTATGAGGTATTTGTGCGGGCCAGCATTGGCATTGCCCTAGGATCCCTCGCCTACACCGACCCCAACCATGTCCTGCGCGATGCCGATATTGCCATGTATCAGGCCAAAACGAGTGGTCGAGAATACGCCATTTTTGACGCGCCCATGCACGCCCATGCCGTGCAGCGAATGCAGATCGAAAGCGACCTCCAGCGGGCTATCGAACGCCAGGAGTTTGTGCTGTACTATCAACCGATTATCAACCTCAACACTTTTCAGGTAGAGGGGTTTGAGGCACTGATGCGGTGGTGCCATCCCACGGCGGGCGTGGTTTCCCCCAGCGACTTTATTCCCGTTGCCGAAAGTACGGGCCTGATTGCCCACCTCGACCTGTGGGCGCTCAACCATGCCTGCCAGCAACTACGCCAGTGGCAACTGCAATATCCCCACCTGCCCCTGTCTATGAATGTGAACCTTTCGGGGAAGCAGTTCATGCGCTCCGATCTGATTCCTCAGATCGATCATGCCCTGGTCTCCAATGAAATCAGTGGCCGCTTCCTCAAAATTGAAATTACCGAAACTGTCCTCATTCAAAATGCCCAGGCCGCTATTGATCTCCTGGGGCAACTGCGCCAGCGCCACATCCAAATCTGCATGGACGACTTCGGGACGGGCTATTCCTCCCTCAGCTACCTGCACCGCTTTCCCATTGATATTCTCAAAATTGATAAGTCCTTCATCGACCCGCTGCAAGGCCACGCTGACAGCAACGGAACCATCGTCCATGCCATCCTCAACTTGGCCCAAAGCCTTAACCTGCGGGTGGTCGCTGAAGGTATTGAAACCTACGACCAAATGCAGTACCTCCAGAGCCACCGCTGCCACAGCGGCCAGGGTTATTACTTCGCCCGTCCCCTGGCTCCCCATGAAGTACACCCCTTCCTGGCCCAGCAGAAACCGCAAATTGCCTAG
- the clpS gene encoding ATP-dependent Clp protease adapter ClpS, with protein MSVETIEKKSTSTIRKPAPRYRVLLHNDEFNSMEYVVESLLKVVPSLTMPQAVDIMMQAHTAGVALVITCALEHAEFYSESLRGLGLTSTIEPDE; from the coding sequence GTGTCGGTTGAAACGATTGAAAAGAAGTCAACCTCAACCATTCGTAAGCCCGCCCCCCGCTATCGGGTGCTGCTTCACAATGACGAGTTCAACTCCATGGAGTACGTGGTGGAGTCGTTGCTGAAGGTGGTGCCTAGCCTCACCATGCCCCAGGCTGTCGATATTATGATGCAGGCCCACACGGCGGGGGTGGCCTTGGTCATTACCTGCGCCCTCGAACACGCCGAATTTTACAGCGAGAGCCTACGGGGCCTCGGTTTGACCAGCACCATCGAGCCGGACGAATAG
- a CDS encoding STAS domain-containing protein, producing the protein MAVVQAHGSLNASNAHDFHRSLVERIQCDKSAGLVVDMSRVESLDSAGLISLVSALKQARERSKRFCLCSVPPTIRIIFELTQLDRAFEMLEDASHDTLLAA; encoded by the coding sequence ATGGCAGTTGTGCAAGCCCACGGATCCCTCAACGCCTCTAACGCCCACGACTTTCACCGCAGCTTGGTGGAGCGGATCCAGTGCGACAAATCCGCTGGGCTAGTAGTAGATATGAGCCGGGTCGAATCCCTCGACAGCGCTGGTCTCATTTCCCTGGTGTCTGCCCTCAAGCAGGCCCGTGAGCGCAGCAAGCGCTTTTGCCTTTGCTCGGTGCCTCCCACCATTCGCATCATTTTTGAACTCACCCAGCTGGATCGGGCCTTTGAAATGCTCGAAGATGCCTCCCACGACACCCTGCTAGCGGCCTAG
- a CDS encoding TIGR03960 family B12-binding radical SAM protein, whose protein sequence is MPVAVDTLLTPDINKPARYLGNELGAVHKPWDQAAVRWVLTYPEIYEVGASNLGHIILYSILNTQPRQLCDRAYLPAADLAAKLKETETPLFAVESRRNLTDFDILGFSLSYELGATNILEMLSLAGVPLTWRERDSAGAFNTEDGSWPLIFAGGQTATSNPEPYADFFDFVALGDGEELLPEIGLVIEEGKAAGLSREDLLLDLAQVPGVYVPRFYNMAEDGSVHPNRPDVPKRILRRVATPIPAYAMGLVPYVETVHDRLTIEIRRGCTRGCRFCQPGMLTRPARDVEPEAVIDAIETGMRKTGYNEFSLLSLSCSDYLALPAVGVEVKNRLKDENISLSLPSQRVDRFDENIANIVGGTRLTGLTFAPEAGTQRMRDIINKGLTNEELLQGVKTAHEQGWDKVKLYFMIGLPGETDADVIGIAETVRWLRQTCYIKGRKPLSFNITISNFTPKPHTPFQWHTVSTEEFKRKQGLLRAEFHTMRWAKVNFTDVRISAMEDFVGRGDRSLSAVVRRAWELGAGMDSWWESLDNAFNAWAQAIEEAGLTWKYRQIAQGEWNVMAAEGETPHANLDAALPWDHLDTGIDKEWLKQDLLRALEAATVPDCSFEGCSHCGVCGPDFGHNVVVPPPPIPAFVGHGKPDSERVQRLRVTLGKLGTMALMGHLDLVRLFDRALRRASLPISFTGGFHPGPRLSPANALPLGATSSGEVVDFELKAPMDPQEFLQRLTEQLPLEIPLYGVEEVPIDSPAATKLLEQAEYYLRVGLENPADTEPDWQAWVNQVLGQTEILWEKTTKSGKIQQVNLREQLYDLSLATDDSALSAVPELKVEPGEALIRVVGSCRNDGNLLRPEQVLWMVEQAAGHSLQLRHKHRSHLYLADGSTP, encoded by the coding sequence GTGCCCGTTGCCGTTGATACCCTGCTTACCCCGGACATTAACAAACCCGCTCGCTACTTGGGCAACGAACTGGGGGCGGTGCATAAACCCTGGGATCAGGCGGCGGTGCGCTGGGTGCTGACCTATCCCGAAATTTACGAGGTCGGTGCCTCCAACCTGGGGCACATTATCCTTTACAGCATTCTCAATACCCAGCCCCGGCAACTGTGTGACCGCGCCTACCTGCCCGCTGCGGATTTGGCCGCGAAGCTGAAAGAAACCGAAACGCCCCTGTTTGCGGTGGAATCTCGGCGCAACCTGACGGATTTTGACATTCTGGGCTTCAGCCTCAGCTACGAGCTGGGGGCGACGAATATTCTCGAAATGCTGTCCCTGGCGGGTGTTCCCCTGACTTGGCGAGAGCGGGACAGTGCGGGAGCGTTTAACACCGAGGACGGCTCCTGGCCGCTGATTTTTGCGGGGGGGCAAACGGCAACTTCCAACCCGGAACCCTACGCCGATTTCTTTGACTTTGTGGCCCTGGGGGATGGTGAAGAACTGCTGCCAGAAATTGGCCTGGTGATCGAAGAAGGCAAGGCGGCGGGCCTCAGTCGGGAGGACTTACTCCTAGATCTAGCCCAGGTGCCGGGGGTCTATGTGCCTCGGTTCTATAACATGGCCGAAGATGGCTCGGTGCATCCCAATCGGCCCGATGTGCCGAAGCGAATTCTGCGGCGGGTGGCTACCCCGATTCCGGCCTACGCCATGGGGTTGGTGCCCTACGTGGAAACCGTCCACGACCGTCTGACCATCGAAATTCGGCGCGGTTGCACGCGGGGCTGTCGGTTCTGCCAGCCGGGGATGCTCACCCGTCCGGCGCGGGATGTGGAGCCGGAGGCGGTGATCGACGCCATCGAAACCGGGATGCGGAAGACGGGCTACAACGAGTTTTCCCTGCTGTCCCTAAGCTGCTCGGACTACCTCGCCCTGCCAGCGGTGGGGGTGGAGGTGAAAAACCGCCTCAAGGATGAGAACATTTCCCTCTCCCTGCCCAGCCAGCGGGTGGATCGCTTTGACGAAAACATCGCCAACATCGTCGGTGGTACGCGCCTGACGGGGCTAACTTTTGCCCCCGAAGCGGGCACCCAGCGGATGCGAGACATCATCAACAAGGGGCTGACCAACGAAGAACTGCTCCAGGGGGTCAAAACCGCCCACGAACAGGGTTGGGACAAGGTGAAGCTCTACTTCATGATCGGCCTTCCCGGCGAAACCGACGCCGACGTGATTGGCATTGCCGAAACGGTGCGCTGGCTGCGGCAAACCTGCTACATCAAGGGTCGCAAGCCGCTGTCCTTTAATATCACCATCTCCAACTTCACCCCCAAACCCCACACGCCCTTCCAGTGGCACACGGTTTCCACAGAAGAATTTAAGCGCAAGCAAGGGCTACTGCGGGCCGAGTTCCACACCATGCGCTGGGCCAAGGTGAACTTTACCGACGTGCGGATCTCAGCGATGGAAGACTTTGTGGGCCGGGGCGACCGCTCCCTCTCTGCCGTGGTGCGCCGCGCCTGGGAACTGGGGGCGGGCATGGATTCCTGGTGGGAAAGCCTGGACAACGCCTTCAACGCCTGGGCGCAGGCCATCGAGGAAGCGGGCCTGACCTGGAAATATCGCCAAATTGCCCAGGGCGAATGGAACGTGATGGCGGCGGAGGGTGAGACTCCCCACGCCAATTTGGACGCTGCTTTGCCCTGGGATCATTTGGATACGGGCATCGACAAAGAATGGCTGAAGCAAGACTTGCTCCGCGCCCTAGAAGCCGCCACCGTGCCGGATTGTTCCTTCGAGGGTTGCTCCCATTGCGGGGTGTGTGGGCCAGACTTTGGCCATAACGTTGTCGTACCGCCGCCGCCGATTCCTGCCTTTGTGGGTCATGGCAAGCCGGATTCGGAGCGGGTGCAACGGCTACGAGTCACCCTGGGCAAACTCGGTACCATGGCGCTGATGGGCCATTTAGACCTAGTGCGCCTGTTTGATCGAGCCCTGCGACGGGCCAGCTTGCCGATTTCCTTCACGGGCGGATTCCACCCCGGCCCAAGGCTTTCCCCCGCCAATGCCCTACCCTTGGGAGCCACCAGCAGCGGCGAAGTGGTGGACTTTGAACTGAAAGCCCCCATGGATCCCCAGGAATTTTTGCAGCGCCTCACCGAGCAGCTGCCGCTGGAAATTCCCCTTTATGGCGTGGAAGAAGTGCCCATCGACAGCCCTGCCGCCACCAAATTGCTGGAGCAGGCGGAATACTACCTGCGGGTGGGCCTAGAAAATCCCGCCGACACCGAGCCCGACTGGCAAGCGTGGGTGAATCAGGTGCTTGGCCAGACGGAAATTCTGTGGGAGAAAACTACGAAATCCGGCAAAATCCAGCAAGTGAACCTGCGGGAACAGCTCTATGACTTGAGCCTCGCTACCGATGACAGTGCCCTATCCGCAGTGCCAGAATTGAAAGTGGAACCTGGTGAAGCCCTCATCCGCGTGGTGGGCAGTTGCCGCAACGATGGGAACTTACTGCGTCCAGAGCAAGTCCTCTGGATGGTGGAACAGGCTGCTGGGCATTCTTTACAGCTTCGCCACAAGCACCGTTCTCACCTTTATTTAGCGGATGGATCAACGCCCTAG
- the uraD gene encoding 2-oxo-4-hydroxy-4-carboxy-5-ureidoimidazoline decarboxylase, whose amino-acid sequence MPYPLAQLNQMTEAEFVQAIGPTFEDTPQIAAQVWPQRPFASVADLHSRMVALVRAMAEADQLALIQAHPDLGTRVAMAEASVAEQSQAGLTQLSAAEYEQFQSLNQRYKERFGFPFILAVAGHTKASILENFTQRLTNDLATEKATALRQIETIAHLRLSSWIQD is encoded by the coding sequence ATGCCCTACCCCCTCGCCCAACTCAACCAAATGACCGAGGCCGAGTTTGTCCAAGCTATCGGCCCCACCTTTGAAGACACTCCCCAGATTGCCGCCCAGGTGTGGCCCCAGCGCCCCTTTGCCTCGGTGGCCGATTTACACAGCAGGATGGTGGCCCTCGTGCGGGCTATGGCTGAGGCCGATCAGTTGGCCCTCATCCAAGCTCACCCCGACCTAGGCACCCGTGTGGCCATGGCGGAGGCCTCGGTGGCCGAACAGAGTCAGGCAGGGCTGACCCAGCTTTCGGCGGCAGAATACGAGCAGTTTCAATCACTGAACCAGCGCTACAAGGAACGCTTCGGCTTTCCCTTCATCCTGGCGGTGGCAGGGCACACCAAGGCCTCGATTCTGGAAAACTTCACCCAGCGCCTCACCAACGACCTTGCTACCGAAAAAGCCACGGCCCTCCGCCAGATCGAAACCATTGCTCACCTGCGCCTGTCGAGCTGGATCCAGGACTAG
- a CDS encoding CPBP family intramembrane glutamic endopeptidase, producing the protein MKNGKWLQRLPWKVAQWPAWARVITFLGVAVALWFPVAWPFYRLSGQGRLPGGDLVPTAMLYLVFLALLPQWQRRVHGLRQPWRSVGFTGVWRLGRGFGIGLGLGIISIVALGVIQWGAGWATLNAEAIATNPWSSILLGAALTALAVGWAEEILFRGWLLGELERGLSARVALIANSLIFAVAHFIKPPAVMLQMLPQFFGLFLLGMVLVWARRVALVPIPREDSLGPAVGLHSGLVGMYYVFNVGHLLQPTGRVPAWVTGLDGNPLAGLLGITLLTALGLGFCRWVAQSQAT; encoded by the coding sequence ATGAAAAACGGGAAATGGCTCCAGCGGTTGCCGTGGAAGGTGGCCCAGTGGCCCGCCTGGGCTAGGGTAATCACCTTTTTAGGCGTGGCGGTGGCTCTCTGGTTTCCGGTGGCTTGGCCGTTCTACCGCCTCTCTGGCCAAGGGCGGCTTCCCGGTGGTGATCTGGTGCCCACGGCCATGCTGTACCTGGTATTTTTGGCCCTTCTGCCCCAGTGGCAGCGGCGGGTACATGGTTTGCGGCAACCCTGGCGATCTGTCGGCTTCACCGGAGTCTGGCGGCTGGGGCGGGGCTTTGGCATCGGCCTGGGGCTGGGGATTATCAGCATTGTGGCCCTGGGGGTAATTCAGTGGGGCGCAGGCTGGGCCACTCTCAACGCTGAGGCCATAGCAACAAATCCCTGGAGCAGCATTCTATTAGGCGCTGCCCTCACGGCCTTGGCGGTGGGCTGGGCCGAGGAAATTCTCTTCCGGGGCTGGCTGCTGGGGGAATTAGAACGGGGGTTGTCTGCGAGGGTGGCGCTGATTGCCAATAGCCTGATCTTCGCGGTGGCCCACTTTATCAAGCCCCCAGCAGTGATGCTACAAATGCTGCCCCAGTTCTTCGGGCTTTTTTTGCTGGGCATGGTTCTGGTGTGGGCGCGGCGGGTGGCCTTGGTGCCCATCCCCCGCGAGGATAGCCTGGGGCCAGCGGTGGGGTTGCACAGCGGCCTGGTGGGGATGTATTACGTGTTCAACGTCGGCCATTTGTTACAGCCTACGGGTCGTGTTCCAGCCTGGGTGACAGGTTTAGATGGCAACCCCCTGGCTGGACTCCTAGGCATTACCCTGCTAACGGCCCTGGGGCTGGGGTTTTGCCGCTGGGTTGCCCAGTCTCAGGCGACCTAG
- a CDS encoding DUF1499 domain-containing protein has protein sequence MPLAALPFLGSLFAGQRPSNLGVKNGQLAPCPSSPNCVVSQGNPDADHAIAPIAYSGDTASALSRLEAVITAMPRTAIIEKSDTYLYAEFTSRLMGYVDDVEFYADPDAAVIHVRSASRLGESDLGVNRKRIEAIRAALAG, from the coding sequence ATGCCCCTAGCTGCTTTGCCGTTCTTGGGTTCGCTGTTTGCGGGTCAGCGCCCTAGTAATTTGGGCGTGAAAAATGGCCAGCTTGCCCCCTGCCCCAGTTCGCCCAACTGCGTGGTGAGCCAGGGCAACCCCGATGCCGACCACGCCATTGCCCCCATTGCCTACAGCGGCGATACGGCCAGCGCCCTGAGTCGGCTGGAAGCGGTGATTACGGCCATGCCCCGCACCGCCATTATCGAAAAAAGCGACACCTACCTCTATGCCGAATTCACCAGTCGGCTGATGGGCTATGTGGACGATGTAGAGTTCTACGCCGACCCGGATGCTGCCGTGATTCATGTGCGGTCAGCCTCTCGCCTGGGCGAGTCGGACTTGGGAGTAAACCGCAAGCGCATCGAGGCTATTCGGGCGGCCCTGGCTGGATAG